From the genome of Sporohalobacter salinus, one region includes:
- a CDS encoding staygreen family protein, which yields MHKFNPDKLSVEYRHGITPTDPIIPRRYTLTHSDKTGNLFLTIGYRYASDKINPPRDEVIGEWNYKNNYVFYATVYIDGKNRKKTDNRNRIILQELPLALKAIRYGDRRLFLTHSDLDKAPIYIYFRSIYPEYNRTEYWGIFSDYIS from the coding sequence TTGCATAAATTTAATCCTGATAAGTTATCTGTTGAATATCGCCACGGAATAACTCCCACTGATCCAATCATTCCTAGACGATATACATTAACCCATTCTGATAAGACAGGAAATCTATTTCTGACTATAGGATATAGATATGCCTCTGATAAAATTAATCCCCCTCGAGATGAAGTTATTGGGGAATGGAATTATAAAAATAATTATGTCTTTTATGCAACAGTTTATATAGATGGTAAAAATCGAAAAAAAACTGATAACCGTAATAGAATTATCCTCCAAGAACTACCTCTAGCCTTAAAAGCAATTCGTTATGGAGATAGAAGGCTTTTTCTTACTCATTCTGACTTAGATAAAGCACCTATATATATTTATTTTAGATCAATCTATCCTGAATATAACCGCACAGAATATTGGGGAATTTTCTCTGATTATATAAGTTAA
- a CDS encoding ECF transporter S component, with product MDIKKTTNIALLVALSLILMVTISVPLFQPFLIYEPGDVPILIITFLYGPISALGATFLLSVLMALFTGLGGPFGAIMHFLATGVLVSIAGYIYQRNHTLRGAVYGLICGSIAMTGVMAIANLILNPIFYGIPFQKVRDLLLPAIIPFNIVKSCANSGITVIIYKKLADFLRDEGLIYSANENTSYWK from the coding sequence ATGGATATTAAAAAGACTACTAATATTGCTTTGTTAGTAGCATTATCTTTGATTTTGATGGTAACTATTTCTGTTCCGCTTTTTCAACCATTTTTAATTTATGAACCTGGTGATGTTCCAATTTTAATTATTACTTTTTTATATGGGCCGATTTCGGCTTTGGGAGCTACATTTTTGTTATCGGTCTTAATGGCCTTATTTACTGGATTAGGAGGGCCTTTTGGGGCAATTATGCATTTTTTAGCTACTGGTGTCTTAGTTAGCATAGCAGGATATATTTATCAACGGAATCATACATTAAGAGGAGCAGTTTATGGTTTGATTTGTGGTTCAATTGCTATGACTGGAGTTATGGCGATAGCAAATTTAATTTTAAATCCTATTTTTTATGGAATTCCTTTTCAAAAAGTACGTGATCTGTTATTACCTGCAATTATTCCTTTTAATATTGTAAAGTCTTGTGCTAATTCAGGAATAACAGTTATTATTTATAAAAAGTTAGCTGATTTTCTAAGGGATGAAGGATTGATTTATTCTGCTAATGAAAATACTTCTTATTGGAAATGA
- a CDS encoding flavodoxin family protein, producing MKLTVLYHSETGNTEDVAGIIAEGANEVDNIEARTMGIEDIDDEFIEESKAVIFGTPTYLANFSWQTKKWFDTEMNYDLSGKLGAVFATENYLGGGADMALLTMIGHMLVKGMVIYSGGASDGKPYTHYGAVCIKDGNEEQQERAEIFGKRIANKAVELFV from the coding sequence ATGAAATTAACTGTTTTGTATCATAGTGAAACAGGAAATACAGAGGATGTAGCTGGAATAATTGCTGAAGGAGCTAATGAAGTTGATAATATTGAAGCTAGAACTATGGGAATTGAGGATATTGATGATGAATTTATAGAGGAGTCAAAGGCAGTTATTTTTGGTACTCCTACTTATTTAGCTAATTTTTCTTGGCAGACAAAGAAATGGTTTGATACGGAAATGAATTATGATTTAAGTGGAAAGTTAGGAGCTGTATTTGCAACAGAGAATTATTTAGGTGGCGGAGCAGATATGGCTTTATTAACTATGATTGGCCATATGTTAGTTAAAGGAATGGTTATTTATTCTGGTGGTGCATCAGATGGTAAGCCTTATACGCACTATGGTGCTGTCTGCATTAAAGATGGCAATGAAGAACAGCAGGAAAGAGCTGAAATCTTTGGTAAGCGAATTGCTAATAAAGCAGTAGAATTATTTGTTTAA
- a CDS encoding lipid-binding SYLF domain-containing protein — protein sequence MKINKSWLIIVCLVLTISLNINIVKAENNTPNDRIKEATKVLKEISKQEDADSLTHLLKEAKGVVIFPKVIKGGFMLGGRYGKGLLLKHNAVNNTWYGPYFVEMKGLSYGFQIGVESIGLVLVITNERGLNNFKEDNLTLGGGLSISAGPIGRNTEAATDINLEAAIYSYSMSKGAFAGASIEGANVNNDKEANKSYWQNSLTPTEIFTKKAYDQRITPLINTIEELISTAD from the coding sequence ATGAAAATTAACAAATCATGGCTTATAATTGTATGTTTAGTTTTAACTATTTCATTAAATATTAATATAGTAAAAGCTGAAAATAATACTCCAAATGATAGAATTAAAGAAGCTACTAAAGTATTAAAAGAAATTTCTAAACAAGAAGATGCAGATTCTTTAACTCATTTACTTAAAGAAGCAAAAGGAGTCGTTATCTTTCCTAAAGTTATAAAAGGTGGCTTTATGTTAGGAGGACGTTACGGCAAAGGACTACTATTAAAACATAATGCAGTTAATAACACCTGGTACGGTCCATATTTTGTTGAAATGAAAGGTCTTTCTTATGGATTCCAAATTGGTGTAGAATCAATAGGTTTAGTTTTAGTTATAACTAATGAACGTGGCTTAAATAATTTTAAAGAAGATAACCTAACTCTTGGAGGAGGACTTTCAATATCTGCTGGACCTATCGGTCGAAATACAGAAGCAGCAACAGATATTAATTTAGAAGCGGCTATCTACAGTTATTCAATGAGTAAAGGAGCATTTGCTGGTGCTTCTATTGAAGGGGCTAACGTAAACAACGATAAAGAAGCAAATAAATCTTATTGGCAAAATTCCTTAACTCCTACTGAAATTTTCACCAAAAAAGCATATGATCAAAGAATCACTCCTTTAATTAATACTATTGAAGAACTTATTTCAACTGCAGACTAA
- the msrB gene encoding peptide-methionine (R)-S-oxide reductase MsrB, with translation MQNNKRGNIEKLDKEWKEILTDDEYRVLRKQGTEPAFDNEFYDNFKKGVYLCAACGNELFSSKDKFKSGTGWPSYKKPIDEEAVETNIDKSLVQTRTEVHCNRCGGHLGHVFEDGPEPTGLRYCINSTAMDFKE, from the coding sequence ATGCAGAATAATAAAAGGGGTAATATAGAGAAGTTAGATAAAGAATGGAAAGAGATTTTAACAGATGATGAATATAGAGTATTAAGGAAACAAGGAACAGAGCCGGCCTTTGATAATGAATTTTATGATAATTTTAAAAAGGGAGTCTATCTATGTGCAGCTTGTGGTAATGAGTTATTTAGTTCGAAAGATAAATTTAAGTCAGGGACAGGTTGGCCTAGTTATAAAAAGCCTATTGATGAAGAAGCAGTAGAAACAAATATAGATAAAAGTTTAGTTCAAACTAGAACAGAGGTTCACTGTAATAGATGTGGTGGTCATTTGGGACATGTTTTTGAGGATGGGCCAGAACCTACTGGTTTAAGATATTGCATCAATTCTACTGCTATGGATTTTAAGGAATAA
- a CDS encoding DUF1385 domain-containing protein, producing MKIGGRAYRNGVRLFGQKYSVKAYYEDNKLKYEVGENVLANNKLFLSAKKVPILRGMVSIIFSLFYFLKESFRSPKKFWPIILLIIFDIGLEIYFKLMPNSSFSVSISPVFTKVPLYLVGLTAIIMLLRMTVFKELFKFHGAEHKAVNYYQSNNKQNISSHSRLARRCGTNLVVFYLLIILALEAMGLIFNVYLEALIAIGIAYELILILPKSLLSLPYLVQKITTIEPDAKHIKAAETALDILVSMEKQDECQIIA from the coding sequence ATGAAAATCGGCGGTAGAGCTTATAGAAATGGTGTCCGACTTTTTGGTCAAAAGTATTCTGTCAAAGCTTATTACGAAGATAATAAATTAAAATATGAAGTTGGTGAAAATGTCTTAGCCAACAATAAATTATTCTTATCAGCTAAAAAAGTCCCCATTCTTAGAGGAATGGTTAGTATTATCTTTTCTCTTTTTTATTTTTTAAAGGAATCTTTTAGAAGTCCAAAAAAATTCTGGCCTATTATTTTACTGATTATATTTGACATTGGTCTAGAAATTTATTTTAAGTTAATGCCAAATAGTAGTTTTTCAGTTTCAATTTCACCTGTTTTTACTAAAGTTCCACTGTATTTAGTTGGACTAACTGCTATAATAATGCTTTTGCGTATGACTGTTTTTAAGGAACTTTTTAAGTTTCATGGAGCAGAACACAAAGCTGTTAATTATTACCAATCCAATAACAAACAGAATATTTCTTCACACTCAAGACTAGCAAGACGATGCGGTACTAATTTAGTCGTTTTCTATCTTTTAATTATTCTTGCTCTTGAAGCAATGGGACTAATCTTTAATGTTTATCTAGAAGCTTTAATAGCTATTGGCATCGCTTATGAACTTATTTTAATACTACCAAAATCATTATTAAGTCTTCCTTATCTTGTCCAGAAAATTACTACTATAGAACCAGATGCTAAGCATATTAAAGCTGCTGAAACAGCACTTGATATTTTGGTTAGTATGGAAAAGCAAGATGAGTGTCAAATAATAGCATAA
- a CDS encoding ferritin-like domain-containing protein, producing the protein MGLDLINENNLGVTSGTDLEEDINNEFQGETMEVGLYLAMARQAQREGLAEVAEVLKTIAWEEAEHAARFAELNGKVSQKTKENIEKMLNGEQGANKGKRECALEAKDKGCDPAHDVLDESSKDEARHAQVLKGLLDRYF; encoded by the coding sequence ATGGGATTAGATTTAATTAACGAGAACAATTTAGGAGTAACTTCAGGTACTGACTTAGAAGAGGATATTAATAATGAATTTCAAGGAGAAACTATGGAAGTTGGGCTTTACTTAGCTATGGCACGCCAAGCTCAGCGAGAAGGGTTAGCTGAAGTAGCTGAAGTATTGAAGACAATTGCGTGGGAGGAAGCAGAACATGCTGCTAGATTTGCTGAATTAAATGGTAAAGTCTCTCAAAAAACTAAGGAAAACATTGAGAAAATGTTAAACGGAGAACAGGGGGCAAATAAAGGTAAGAGAGAATGTGCTCTAGAAGCTAAGGATAAAGGCTGTGATCCTGCTCATGATGTTCTAGATGAATCTTCTAAAGATGAAGCTCGTCATGCACAAGTTCTTAAGGGTTTACTAGACCGTTATTTTTAA
- the splB gene encoding spore photoproduct lyase gives MKVFEPKLVLIENQALDYDLGVEIKTRYKDKGISVEMIESHNRVEWEEEMSPLELFKKAKETLVVGVKKTLRFKSCQPSADYRVVVNTSCPGKCEYCYLATNLGSAVYPRVYVNIDEILDAIRKHIKKSEKSVTTFEASSSSDPVALEHITGTLGKMIEFFSQRDDASLRVATKFDNIDSLLNIDHNQKTRFRYSINSTYVIREFENSTPSLTSRLQAAHKLKTAGYPVGFIIAPIMLHKNWKQEYKKMIDKLVEIFTDIQNLELSFELIMFRFSTQTQNIIQSRYPKTKLDFTKDQKKHKGFGKYVYDEETAENLRMYLTELIEDRFPKAEIEYFT, from the coding sequence ATGAAAGTTTTTGAACCTAAATTGGTTTTAATCGAAAATCAGGCTCTTGATTATGATTTAGGAGTTGAAATCAAAACAAGATATAAAGATAAAGGAATATCAGTAGAGATGATTGAGTCTCATAATAGGGTTGAATGGGAAGAAGAAATGTCGCCGTTGGAGTTATTTAAAAAAGCCAAGGAGACATTAGTGGTAGGAGTTAAGAAGACGCTTCGTTTTAAATCTTGTCAGCCTTCGGCAGATTATAGAGTAGTAGTAAATACTAGCTGTCCGGGTAAATGTGAGTACTGTTATTTAGCTACTAATTTAGGTTCGGCGGTTTATCCTAGAGTCTATGTTAATATAGATGAAATTTTAGATGCGATTAGAAAGCATATAAAAAAGAGTGAGAAATCAGTAACTACTTTTGAAGCTAGTAGTTCCTCTGATCCTGTTGCTTTAGAACACATTACTGGAACATTAGGCAAAATGATTGAGTTTTTTAGCCAACGTGATGATGCTTCTTTAAGGGTAGCTACTAAATTTGATAATATAGATTCTCTTTTAAATATAGACCATAATCAAAAGACCAGATTTAGGTATAGCATTAATTCTACCTATGTGATTAGAGAGTTTGAAAATTCAACTCCTTCTTTAACTTCACGATTACAAGCAGCACATAAACTTAAAACGGCTGGTTATCCAGTAGGATTTATTATTGCTCCTATTATGCTGCATAAAAATTGGAAACAAGAGTATAAAAAGATGATAGATAAGTTAGTTGAAATTTTTACTGATATTCAAAATTTAGAATTAAGTTTTGAATTGATTATGTTTAGATTTAGCACTCAGACTCAAAATATAATTCAGTCTAGATATCCAAAAACTAAATTGGATTTTACAAAAGATCAGAAAAAACATAAAGGATTTGGCAAGTATGTTTATGATGAAGAAACTGCTGAAAATTTACGAATGTATTTAACTGAATTAATTGAAGATAGATTTCCAAAAGCTGAAATTGAATATTTTACTTAA
- a CDS encoding NAD(P)-dependent malic enzyme, translating into MIIKEDALMGYEMPEKKEKKEIQDKLEEKSNQRRKAKKRKKIKNRTDFLQAIIDDPEKVYKYTNKGNRVAVVSNGSSVLDLGEVGAEAVLPIVESKVKLLKKYGKVEAVPICLNTTDVNELATTIKSLAPAYGAIFLEDIVVQDCIELQCRLQSELSIPIYHDDQLGRAIVVLAALYNAVKVIDKSLEDLRVVIAGSEVVNLAIIELLLTADVKEIILYDKFKILQSNDSEFDLIKEKITQESRVNIMEDNLKQSIVGADVLLGNGLEDIQNQQVIQEMKEDPIIFSLADSILEVTSQTDNSNGIKAISTSNFSEGKQINSQLVFPGLIKGLLHSRKKRLSQEVQLVIARVLASLVDEPALDNILPNAFDPKVMMKTTEAIMKVVTNTKTTADKLKNRDDLPLEVMEHLLD; encoded by the coding sequence ATGATAATTAAAGAAGATGCATTAATGGGATATGAAATGCCAGAAAAAAAAGAGAAAAAAGAAATTCAGGATAAATTAGAAGAGAAAAGTAATCAGCGGAGGAAAGCTAAAAAAAGAAAAAAGATAAAAAATAGGACTGATTTTTTACAAGCAATAATTGATGATCCAGAAAAAGTTTATAAATATACTAATAAAGGTAACAGAGTAGCTGTTGTTTCTAACGGTTCGTCAGTTTTAGATCTAGGTGAAGTGGGAGCGGAAGCAGTATTGCCGATTGTAGAAAGTAAAGTTAAACTATTAAAGAAGTATGGTAAGGTAGAGGCAGTTCCTATCTGTTTAAATACAACAGATGTAAATGAGTTAGCTACTACAATTAAGAGTTTAGCTCCAGCATATGGAGCAATCTTTTTAGAAGATATTGTTGTTCAAGATTGTATTGAATTACAGTGTAGACTACAGAGTGAATTGTCGATTCCTATTTATCATGATGACCAACTAGGAAGAGCAATTGTTGTTTTAGCTGCTTTATATAATGCTGTAAAGGTTATAGATAAGTCTTTAGAAGATTTAAGAGTAGTAATAGCTGGAAGTGAAGTTGTTAATTTAGCAATTATTGAGTTATTATTGACAGCTGATGTAAAAGAAATTATTCTTTATGATAAGTTTAAAATTTTACAATCAAATGATAGTGAATTTGATTTAATTAAAGAGAAAATAACCCAAGAATCTAGAGTTAATATAATGGAAGATAATTTAAAACAATCTATAGTTGGAGCTGATGTTTTACTGGGGAATGGACTTGAAGATATACAGAATCAACAAGTGATTCAGGAAATGAAAGAAGATCCAATTATCTTTTCTTTGGCCGATTCAATTTTAGAAGTTACTTCTCAAACAGATAATTCAAATGGTATAAAAGCTATTTCAACTTCAAATTTCAGTGAAGGTAAGCAGATCAATAGTCAATTAGTCTTTCCAGGTTTAATTAAAGGACTGCTTCACAGTAGAAAAAAACGTCTTTCACAGGAAGTTCAATTAGTTATTGCTAGGGTTTTAGCCAGTCTAGTAGATGAACCTGCGCTAGATAATATTCTTCCTAATGCGTTTGACCCGAAAGTAATGATGAAAACAACTGAAGCAATAATGAAGGTAGTAACTAATACCAAGACTACTGCTGATAAATTAAAAAATAGGGATGATTTACCATTAGAAGTTATGGAACATCTGTTAGATTAA
- a CDS encoding M42 family metallopeptidase: MKEVIKRLTEAYGPSGHENEVTELIKSEIESEVDEIRIDKLGNLIALKEGKSNKKVMLAAHMDEIGLITTHIDEDGFVRFSNVGGISPYILLGERVVFGNGLEGVIGKEKLDSIKELEFSKMYIDVGLDSKEAVKEQINIGDVATYKRDFSNLGDKLLAKSLDDRIGCALLIEVIKNVSNLANDTYFVFTVQEEVGIRGAQTSAFGINPDLGLAIDVTRTGDTPEARKMAVSLGEGPAIKVKDRSVITHPKVKDLMVSVAEREEIPYQLEVLEFGGTDAGSIHLTRGGVPTGVLSIPARYIHTPSELVDYDDVKNGVKLLNSFLQETIE, encoded by the coding sequence TTGAAAGAAGTAATTAAACGTTTAACAGAAGCATATGGACCTTCAGGACATGAGAATGAAGTAACAGAATTAATTAAGTCAGAGATTGAATCTGAAGTTGATGAGATTAGAATAGATAAACTGGGTAATTTAATTGCACTAAAAGAAGGAAAAAGTAATAAAAAGGTAATGTTAGCTGCTCATATGGATGAGATAGGTTTAATAACTACTCATATTGATGAAGATGGATTTGTTAGATTTTCTAATGTCGGTGGTATTTCGCCCTATATATTATTAGGAGAAAGAGTAGTCTTTGGTAATGGTTTAGAAGGAGTTATTGGCAAAGAAAAACTTGATAGTATCAAAGAATTAGAGTTTAGTAAAATGTATATTGATGTAGGATTAGATAGTAAAGAAGCTGTAAAAGAACAGATTAATATTGGTGATGTAGCTACTTATAAACGTGACTTCTCTAATTTAGGGGATAAGTTACTTGCTAAATCACTAGATGATAGGATTGGTTGTGCTCTTTTGATTGAAGTTATTAAGAATGTTTCAAATTTAGCTAATGATACTTATTTTGTTTTTACTGTTCAGGAAGAGGTAGGAATTAGAGGAGCTCAGACTTCGGCTTTCGGTATTAATCCTGATTTAGGTCTTGCTATTGATGTAACTAGAACTGGTGATACGCCAGAAGCAAGAAAAATGGCAGTTTCATTAGGAGAAGGTCCGGCAATTAAGGTGAAGGATAGGTCAGTGATTACCCATCCTAAGGTTAAGGATTTAATGGTATCAGTAGCAGAACGAGAAGAAATTCCTTATCAATTGGAAGTTTTAGAGTTTGGTGGTACTGATGCTGGAAGTATTCATTTAACACGTGGAGGAGTGCCAACAGGTGTATTGTCTATTCCGGCCCGTTATATTCATACTCCGAGTGAATTAGTAGATTACGATGATGTAAAGAATGGTGTTAAGCTATTAAACAGTTTTTTACAGGAAACTATTGAATAG
- a CDS encoding M42 family metallopeptidase, with translation MFLGELSEAMGVSGAENEVRNLIKEEVTDYVDEVKTDTLGNLIVHKKGNKSLPSLLIAAHMDEIGLMVTNIEKNGLLSFKPVGAVDKRILVSKQVVIGDDKVPGVIGAKAIHLQEPAERKKPLKIKQLYIDIGAKDEKVAKELVEIGDTATFNTKFSQLSKETVKGKAFDNRVGCSLLIDLLQQDYDFPFYGVFSVQEEVGLRGVGPAVYDLNPDLALVLEGTTASDVPESKEHDYSTIVGDGPALTVMDATIIPNRSLLQELITIAKDEEIDYQFRKSTSAGTDAGRIHLLKEGIPTAVISVPVRYIHSPASMLDLSDYQAVNDLVDKFCVKLAQGGISLERSN, from the coding sequence ATGTTTTTAGGTGAGTTATCTGAGGCTATGGGTGTTTCAGGAGCTGAAAATGAAGTTAGAAATCTAATTAAGGAAGAAGTAACTGATTATGTTGATGAGGTCAAAACTGATACATTAGGCAATTTAATTGTCCATAAAAAAGGCAATAAATCATTGCCATCATTATTAATTGCTGCTCATATGGATGAAATTGGATTGATGGTTACAAATATAGAGAAGAATGGACTTTTAAGTTTTAAACCAGTAGGAGCTGTAGATAAAAGAATTTTAGTATCAAAACAAGTAGTAATTGGTGATGATAAGGTTCCAGGCGTTATAGGTGCTAAAGCTATTCATTTACAGGAACCTGCTGAAAGAAAGAAGCCGCTTAAAATTAAACAGCTATATATTGATATTGGAGCTAAAGATGAAAAAGTAGCTAAGGAATTAGTAGAGATAGGTGATACTGCTACTTTTAATACAAAATTTTCTCAATTAAGTAAAGAAACAGTAAAAGGAAAAGCTTTTGATAATCGAGTTGGTTGTTCGCTATTAATAGATTTATTACAACAGGATTATGATTTTCCTTTCTATGGTGTCTTTTCTGTGCAGGAAGAAGTGGGACTTAGAGGAGTAGGGCCTGCTGTTTATGATCTTAATCCTGATTTAGCTTTAGTTTTGGAAGGAACTACTGCTTCTGATGTACCGGAAAGTAAAGAACATGATTATTCTACTATAGTTGGAGATGGACCCGCTTTAACAGTAATGGATGCTACGATAATTCCTAATCGTAGTTTATTACAGGAACTTATTACTATAGCGAAAGATGAAGAAATAGATTATCAGTTTAGAAAGTCCACATCTGCAGGAACTGATGCTGGTCGCATTCATCTTTTAAAAGAAGGTATTCCAACAGCTGTTATTTCTGTTCCTGTACGTTATATACATTCGCCAGCTTCTATGTTGGATTTAAGTGATTACCAGGCAGTTAATGATTTGGTTGATAAATTTTGTGTAAAATTAGCCCAAGGAGGTATTAGTCTTGAAAGAAGTAATTAA
- a CDS encoding M42 family metallopeptidase: protein MENKEFLEELSNYTGISGGEKKISKVIKDILSNFTDEIKTDTLGNLITLKKGEGSSADKPKIMLAAHMDEIGLMVKDIDDDGFIKFTTVGGIDQRTLIGQEVSVYGKEVVSGIIGAKPPHVQNKKERNRAIKVKDMHIDVGRGEKEVKDLISVGDLVVTEREFSELDGNRVTGKALDDRAGVTVMLECLKELQRLYHEADLYSVATVQEEVGVRGATTSTYNIVPDIGIVIDVGHGKMPGTSDEDTAELGDGSVIVLGPQVHPKLHEKLKETAEEYDIPYQINAETTPRGTDAFAVQVARSGIPTALISIPLRYMHTSVETLDLTDIKQAGRLLANFVSQIDSEFVEGLRCF, encoded by the coding sequence TTGGAAAATAAAGAATTTCTTGAAGAGTTGTCTAATTATACTGGGATTTCAGGTGGAGAGAAAAAAATTTCAAAAGTTATAAAAGATATATTAAGTAATTTTACTGATGAAATAAAAACTGATACATTAGGTAATTTAATTACTTTAAAAAAGGGAGAAGGAAGTAGTGCAGATAAGCCTAAGATTATGTTAGCGGCTCATATGGATGAAATTGGCTTAATGGTTAAGGATATAGACGATGATGGTTTTATTAAGTTTACTACGGTAGGTGGTATTGACCAGAGAACATTAATAGGCCAAGAGGTTTCTGTATATGGTAAGGAAGTGGTTAGTGGGATTATTGGTGCTAAACCACCTCATGTTCAAAATAAGAAGGAGAGAAATAGAGCAATTAAGGTAAAAGATATGCATATTGATGTGGGGAGAGGAGAAAAAGAAGTAAAGGATTTGATCTCAGTAGGTGATTTAGTAGTGACTGAGCGTGAATTTAGTGAGTTAGATGGAAATAGAGTTACTGGTAAGGCGTTAGATGATAGAGCAGGTGTAACAGTAATGTTGGAATGTTTAAAAGAATTACAGCGTTTATATCATGAAGCTGATCTTTATTCAGTTGCAACTGTTCAGGAAGAAGTAGGAGTTAGAGGTGCAACTACTAGTACTTACAATATTGTACCTGATATTGGAATTGTGATTGATGTTGGTCATGGTAAAATGCCGGGGACATCTGATGAAGATACGGCGGAGTTAGGTGATGGTTCAGTAATTGTTTTAGGACCTCAGGTACATCCTAAATTACATGAAAAGTTAAAGGAGACAGCTGAAGAATATGATATTCCCTACCAAATTAATGCTGAAACTACTCCTCGCGGTACAGATGCCTTTGCTGTTCAAGTTGCTAGAAGCGGAATTCCAACTGCCTTAATTTCAATTCCTCTACGTTATATGCATACTTCTGTAGAAACCTTAGATTTAACAGATATCAAACAGGCTGGTCGTCTGTTGGCTAACTTTGTAAGTCAGATTGATTCTGAGTTTGTGGAGGGATTAAGATGTTTTTAG
- a CDS encoding VanW family protein — translation MRNKTLNSIILVIILLTIPIIIKSTNINDYNSKIIEPDNKIKSNNNQLTPNNFKITPNQNNLQLDLTQAPKKLLSNYKQSNIKKVNLLSLYTTPLKNDTPPRTNNIKVALKKLNNTIIKPKEKFSFNQQIGKLNSKNGYKPAPAIINNRLQPAYGGGVCQVSSTLYNALLKANLEIIERHPHSSSVNYVPSGKDATIVPNVKDLKFKNNKDFSILIQSNMFKKKVAIFLFKIYSK, via the coding sequence ATGAGAAATAAAACTTTAAACAGTATAATTCTAGTTATTATATTATTAACCATACCAATCATAATTAAAAGTACAAATATAAATGATTATAATTCAAAAATAATAGAACCAGACAATAAAATAAAATCTAACAATAACCAGTTAACCCCTAACAATTTCAAAATAACTCCTAATCAAAATAATTTACAGCTCGACCTTACTCAAGCTCCAAAAAAATTATTGTCTAATTATAAGCAATCTAATATTAAAAAAGTAAATCTCTTAAGTCTCTATACAACTCCTCTTAAAAACGATACTCCTCCACGAACCAATAATATTAAAGTAGCTTTAAAAAAACTAAATAATACAATAATTAAACCCAAAGAAAAATTTTCATTTAATCAACAGATTGGTAAACTAAATTCAAAAAACGGCTATAAACCTGCACCAGCGATTATCAATAATCGTTTACAACCAGCCTATGGTGGGGGAGTTTGTCAAGTCTCTTCTACTTTATATAATGCTTTATTAAAAGCTAACTTAGAGATTATTGAGCGACATCCTCATTCTTCCTCTGTTAATTATGTGCCATCAGGTAAAGATGCTACTATAGTCCCAAATGTTAAGGATTTAAAATTTAAGAATAATAAAGACTTTTCAATTTTAATTCAAAGTAATATGTTTAAAAAGAAAGTAGCAATCTTTCTATTTAAAATTTATAGCAAATAG